A region from the Molothrus aeneus isolate 106 chromosome 17, BPBGC_Maene_1.0, whole genome shotgun sequence genome encodes:
- the LOC136564107 gene encoding somatomedin-B and thrombospondin type-1 domain-containing protein-like has protein sequence MGAARNRQEMRARSDGSSTCCLPGPGRDRGCLSAGRRPDGSSGPCYCDQACARTLDCCHDYARTCPAIPCVVSQWSAWSGCAEPCRTACRVRTRYIIPEPRNGGEACPALEERAGCVQYWTQQGTECQQSLIPALITMGGFGKARKKRAAADGSERAGASLVAGTAWSSGWCPWHSRPCMSGLGEGLRVCVENQLLHWQAVGNHRCKGTWRRIRRLDTCSSPSVRSFLFI, from the exons ATGGGAGCGGCACGGAACAGGCAGGAGATGAGGGCACGGAGCGATgggagcagcacctgctgcctgcccggccccggccgcgaCCGCGGCTGCCTGAGCGCCGGCCGGCGGCCCGACGGCTCCTCCGGGCCCTGCTACTGCGACCAGGCGTGCGCCCGCACCCTCGACTGCTGCCACGACTACGCACGgacctgcccag CGATCCCCTGTGTGGTATCTCAGTGGAGTGCCTGGAgtggctgtgcagagccttGCAGGACAGCCTGTCGAGTCCGGACGAGGTACATCATCCCGGAGCCCAGGAACGGGGGAGAAGCATGTCCTGCTCTGGAGGAGAGGGCTGGCTGTGTGCAGTACTGGACTCAGCAGGGCACAGAGTGCCAGCAGTCCCTCA TCCCAGCATTGATAACTATGGGGGGGTTTGGAAAAGCGAGGAAgaaaagagctgcagctgatggcagtGAAAGGGCAGG AGCCTCGCTGGTTGCAG GTACTGCGTGGAGTTCCGGCTggtgtccctggcacagccggCCCTGCATGAGCGGGCTCGGGGAGGGGCTGCGGGTCTGCGTGGA GAATCAGCTGCTGCACTGGCAGGCGGTGGGGAACCATCGATGCAAGGGAACCTGGAGGAGAATTCGCCGACTGGACACTTGTTCCAGCCCTTCTGTTCGCAGTTTCTTGTTCATCTGA